A stretch of Mya arenaria isolate MELC-2E11 chromosome 14, ASM2691426v1 DNA encodes these proteins:
- the LOC128217088 gene encoding tRNA (guanine(37)-N1)-methyltransferase-like — translation MKSFFSRIILGRLFRPVIVRKPPSSTVNVKNISKKKISLRTGILPLQYTHILTYQFKFRAVNPTVMAEPNNALIPPSCVRGMKVLDKLKFDTIVSVRALIVEAKQLSKVLKCIKKYMLKMPKVNSIVDVKENDPCFKANKLVLLDSGEIQQWDDFDVSDQEFLSKENLNSENLKTFDLALTYDNWNFSEIMTAILPQDSYGVSGFEEVGHIAHFNLREKNLPYKNIIGEVLLDKKKHLKTVVNKLDTIDSTFRTFQMELLAGEGNFVTQTKENGVTFELDYSKVYWNSRLGTEHERIVKMVEVGDVVFDVFAGIGPFAVPAARKRVTVFANDLNPHSYEYLVKNTKLNKCKDSIKCYNLDGREFIYDIVKNELIQIYTSLKNDPSESSGKIGISVIMNLPALAYTFLNAFDGLLSSSGITVPNTGPLPRVHCYCFTDIEEAKKSWDGDMVKEVKQRTLKMLGGLVEDDITVRQVRNVAPQKEMMCITFSLTPDVLMEQRISSETREGTDHGAPAPKMARLDT, via the exons ATGAAAAGTTTCTTTTCACGAATAATTTTGGGGCGACTGTTCAGACCTGTCATTGTACGCAAGCCGCCTAGTTCAACAGTGAAcgttaaaaacatttcaaagaaaaaaataagtctAAGAACAGGTATCTTACCGTTACAGTACACACATATTTTAACGTATCAGTTTAAATTCAGAGCTGTAAATCCAACAGTTATGGCAGAACCAAATAATGCTTTGATACCTCCATCATGTGTTCGTGGTATGAAAGTCTTGGATAAGTTGAAGTTTGATACAATAGTTTCAGTGCGCGCTCTTATAGTCGAGGCCAAACAGTTGTCAAAGGTGCTTAAATGcataaagaaatacatgttgaaaatgCCAAAAGTAAATTCAATTGTTGACGTTAAAGAGAATGATCCATGCTTCAAAGCGAATAAACTTGTGTTACTGGATTCTGGTGAAATACAGCAATGGGACGATTTTGATGTTAGTGACCAAGAATTTCTTTCTAAAGAAAATCTGAATTCAGAAAATCTAAAAACTTTTGATCTTGCACTGACCTATGACAATTGGAACTTCTCGGAGATCATGACAGCCATACTGCCACAGGATTCTTATGGTGTATCAGGCTTTGAAGAAGTTGGTCACATTGCACACTTCAACTTGAGGGAGAAGAATTTAccatacaaaaacataattg GTGAGGTTCTCCTTGACaagaaaaagcatttaaaaacgGTTGTGAACAAACTTGATACAATTGATTCCACCTTCAGAACGTTTCAAATGGAACTGTTGGCTGGGGAGGGAAATTTTGTTACGCAGACCAAGGAGAATGGTGTTACGTTTGAGTTGGATTATTCTAAAGTATATTGGAACTCCAGGCTTG GTACAGAGCATGAACGGATTGTGAAGATGGTAGAGGTGGGTGATGTGGTATTTGATGTGTTCGCTGGTATCGGACCCTTTGCTGTGCCTGCTGCAAGAAAGAGAGTCACTGTGTTTGCTAATGACCTCAACCCACACTCTTATGAATATCTCGTCAAAAACACTAAACTTAACAAATGCAAGGACAGCATAAAGTGCTATAACCTTGATGGAAGAGaatttatatatgatatagtaaaaaatgaattaattcaaatatacacatctttaaaaaatgaccCTTCAGAATCCAGTGGCAAAATCGGTATATCTGTAATAATGAACCTTCCAGCATTGGCGTACACATTTCTCAATGCTTTTGATGGTCTGCTATCAAGTTCAGGCATCACAGTTCCCAATACGGGACCTTTACCTAGAGTTCACTGTTACTGTTTTACTGATATTGAAGAAGCTAAAAAGAGTTGGGATGGAGATATGGTGAAGGAGGTAAAACAGAGAACCCTGAAAATGCTTGGTGGGCTGGTAGAGGATGATATAACAGTACGACAGGTGAGGAACGTGGCCCCACAGAAGGAAATGATGTGCATCACTTTCTCCTTGACTCCCGATGTTCTGATGGAACAGAGAATCTCTAGTGAGACAAGAGAGGGTACAGATCATG
- the LOC128217431 gene encoding beta-1,4-mannosyltransferase egh-like has translation MDWSRRLREGYTWTGAVDSEKVIHGLETKTQIDEECSTLKENRLKHLVTLLALFCFIAALCLLNSVNGPNVDATSTYGQTTAWVLFVVSLVPYLSLPMSLANCLGLVLYNPYDRKKSSRIRVSSAPFLCFRTVTKGDLPHFVVGNAIQNRDICLRMGLGNFVVEIVTDNPVNVPKVEKHIHETVVPKDYVTKHGTRFKARALNYCLENHVNHLAVNDWIVHLDEETILTEESIEGVVHFVTEGAADIGQGPISYASGHVVQNWVTTLADSIRLALDYSLFRFQFSYLHKPIFGFKGSYIVVRNKVEMDVGLDLGPKGSIAEDCFFALKAMERGYTFDFITGQMRENSTFTLMDFIKQRRRWFIGQLYTVLGVDTAALNKSGLILSLTCSVLMPISLSNLIISLFLPFQRHVIFNLLTGFIGGSFWFLYAFGAFLSFSDRNWSYVRRFLVCLACCTCVMPVAATLESVAVYWGLLTINSNEFFVVQKDLCKTVKESQVKVM, from the coding sequence TCGATGAAGAATGTTCAACACTGAAAGAAAACAGACTCAAGCACCTGGTGACGTTACTGGCGCTGTTCTGCTTCATCGCGGCGCTTTGTTTACTCAACAGCGTCAACGGGCCAAATGTGGACGCTACAAGCACGTACGGACAGACAACCGCCTGGGTATTGTTTGTGGTCAGTCTGGTTCCCTACCTTTCTTTGCCTATGTCGCTAGCCAACTGTCTCGGGCTGGTTCTGTACAACCCATACGACAGGAAGAAATCTTCGCGTATTCGAGTGTCGTCTGCGCCGTTTTTGTGTTTCCGGACAGTTACCAAGGGAGACCTGCCACACTTCGTGGTTGGTAACGCCATTCAGAATAGGGACATCTGTTTGAGGATGGGATTGGGTAATTTTGTTGTGGAAATCGTTACAGATAATCCTGTTAATGTGCCAAAGGTTGAAAAACACATCCACGAAACTGTCGTGCCAAAAGATTACGTCACAAAACATGGAACGAGGTTTAAAGCACGTGCTCTGAACTACTGTCTGGAAAATCACGTGAACCATTTAGCGGTCAATGATTGGATAGTCCATCTTGACGAAGAGACGATACTGACGGAGGAGTCAATTGAAGGCGTGGTCCATTTCGTGACGGAGGGGGCGGCTGACATAGGACAAGGACCAATCAGTTACGCCAGTGGTCACGTGGTTCAAAACTGGGTCACCACTCTTGCCGATAGTATCAGACTTGCACTCGACTATTCTTTGTTCcgatttcaattttcatatctTCATAAGCCAATCTTTGGCTTCAAAGGATCCTACATTGTTGTTAGAAACAAAGTTGAAATGGATGTCGGTCTTGACTTGGGACCTAAGGGAAGCATTGCTGAAGATTGTTTCTTTGCACTAAAAGCGATGGAAAGGGGCTACACGTTTGACTTTATAACTGGTCAGATGAGAGAAAACAGCACATTCACCTTGATGGATTTCATCAAACAAAGACGCCGTTGGTTTATAGGACAGCTGTATACCGTGCTAGGTGTCGATACAGCGGCCTTAAACAAATCCGGACTGATTCTATCGCTTACATGCAGCGTTCTGATGCCTATAAGTCTGTCAAACTTAATCATAAGCCTTTTCCTACCATTTCAAAGGCATGTCATATTCAATCTATTGACCGGGTTTATCGGTGGATCATTCTGGTTCCTATACGCTTTCGGGGCGTTCCTGTCCTTCTCCGACCGGAACTGGTCGTACGTGAGGCGGTTCTTGGTGTGTCTGGCATGTTGCACGTGCGTCATGCCTGTAGCGGCGACCCTTGAGAGCGTCGCTGTGTACTGGGGTCTTCTCACAATAAACTCTAACGAGTTCTTCGTCGTCCAGAAAGACCTTTGTAAAACAGTGAAAGAGTCGCAAGTTAAAGTGATGTGA